In a single window of the Nitrospirota bacterium genome:
- a CDS encoding HAD family hydrolase, translating to MKKIGAFFDIDHTIIHHSTGRIFTLYLYRKGYLQEKHLLKMGWYEMLYKINKMDWQRMMEYGLRIFHGMRVTELVDLMDDCFEKEMKPQIYTDARTLIQEHQKKGHVVVFNTATIRYMVERFQEYLGIHHALCSSVVIHDGFITGQVGQVCYGANKAKLAVEFSQERNVDLSESYFYTDSLSDLPLLEIVGRPRVVNPQLLMKREAQKRGWEVLEFERTEGGEEAALNRAK from the coding sequence ATGAAAAAGATTGGCGCGTTTTTCGATATCGACCACACCATCATTCACCATTCCACCGGCCGCATCTTTACGCTGTACCTGTATCGGAAGGGCTACCTTCAGGAGAAGCATCTTCTGAAAATGGGCTGGTACGAGATGCTCTACAAGATCAACAAGATGGATTGGCAGCGCATGATGGAGTACGGCCTGCGCATTTTTCACGGAATGCGGGTGACGGAGCTGGTGGACCTGATGGACGACTGTTTCGAGAAAGAGATGAAGCCCCAGATTTACACGGATGCCCGAACGCTTATCCAGGAGCATCAGAAGAAAGGTCATGTCGTGGTATTCAACACGGCCACGATCCGGTACATGGTGGAGCGATTCCAGGAGTACCTGGGGATCCACCACGCCCTCTGTTCGAGCGTGGTGATTCACGACGGATTCATTACGGGGCAGGTGGGACAGGTTTGCTACGGGGCGAATAAGGCGAAACTGGCCGTGGAATTCTCGCAGGAGAGGAACGTGGACTTGTCGGAAAGCTACTTCTACACGGACAGTTTGTCCGACCTGCCGCTCCTCGAGATCGTGGGCCGGCCCCGTGTGGTGAATCCCCAGCTTCTGATGAAGCGTGAGGCGCAGAAACGGGGTTGGGAGGTGCTGGAGTTCGAGCGAACCGAGGGAGGAGAGGAAGCCGCGTTGAACCGGGCCAAGTGA
- a CDS encoding bifunctional 3,4-dihydroxy-2-butanone-4-phosphate synthase/GTP cyclohydrolase II — translation MSVCSIEEAIGEIRKGRMVIMMDEEDRENEGDLVMAAEMCSPEAINFMAKYGRGLICVPVTRDKARQLGLSLMVTENTSSNTTAFTVSIDGKDGVSTGISAFDRHRTIQLMVGDDTRGEDFARPGHIFPLIARDGGVLVRAGQTEGSVDLARLAGLKPMAVICEVMNEDGMMARQIDLERFGKEHGIKLCTVKDLIEYRMLNERLVRKQVETRLPTEFGEFDLMAYENVIDGAVHLALVKGPIHRDDPTLVRVHSQCLTGDCFSSLRCDCGPQLQRALQMIHEVGKGVLLYLNQEGRGIGLLNKLKAYSLQDKGKDTVEANKLLGFKPDLREYGTGAQILHDIGVGKMRLMTNNPKKIVGLEGYGLTIEERVPIEVESNSRNVRYLRTKKEKLGHLLSL, via the coding sequence ATGTCGGTATGTTCGATTGAAGAGGCCATCGGAGAAATCCGAAAGGGTCGCATGGTCATCATGATGGATGAAGAGGATCGCGAGAACGAGGGCGACCTCGTCATGGCGGCGGAGATGTGCTCCCCCGAGGCGATCAACTTCATGGCGAAGTACGGGCGAGGGCTGATCTGCGTGCCTGTGACAAGAGACAAAGCCAGACAGCTCGGCCTGTCGCTCATGGTGACGGAAAACACGTCTTCCAACACCACCGCTTTTACCGTTTCGATCGATGGGAAGGACGGCGTGTCGACCGGGATTTCGGCGTTCGACCGCCACCGGACGATCCAGCTGATGGTGGGCGACGACACGAGGGGCGAGGATTTCGCCCGCCCAGGCCACATTTTTCCGCTCATTGCGCGCGACGGTGGAGTACTGGTGAGGGCCGGGCAGACGGAAGGATCCGTCGACCTCGCGCGGCTCGCCGGACTCAAGCCGATGGCCGTCATTTGCGAGGTGATGAACGAGGACGGAATGATGGCACGCCAGATCGATCTCGAACGGTTCGGCAAGGAGCACGGGATCAAACTTTGTACCGTCAAGGACCTGATCGAGTACCGGATGCTGAACGAACGACTCGTGCGAAAGCAGGTCGAGACCCGGCTCCCGACGGAGTTCGGCGAGTTCGATCTCATGGCCTACGAGAACGTCATCGACGGGGCCGTTCATCTGGCGCTGGTGAAGGGACCGATCCACCGCGACGATCCGACGCTCGTCCGCGTTCATTCCCAGTGTCTCACCGGGGATTGTTTCAGCTCACTGCGTTGCGATTGCGGACCGCAGCTCCAGCGTGCCCTCCAGATGATCCACGAGGTTGGGAAGGGCGTGCTGCTTTACTTGAACCAAGAGGGGAGAGGCATTGGGCTTCTCAATAAGTTAAAGGCGTATTCGTTGCAGGACAAGGGGAAGGATACCGTGGAGGCGAATAAGCTTCTGGGTTTCAAACCGGACCTTCGGGAATATGGGACGGGAGCGCAAATCCTGCACGACATCGGGGTGGGCAAGATGCGACTGATGACGAACAATCCCAAGAAGATCGTGGGTCTCGAAGGTTATGGCCTGACCATTGAGGAACGCGTGCCGATTGAAGTTGAGTCGAATTCCCGGAACGTGCGTTACCTCCGCACGAAGAAGGAAAAGCTCGGCCATTTATTGTCTCTCTAA
- a CDS encoding 6,7-dimethyl-8-ribityllumazine synthase, with the protein MPTIVEGDLVAGGLKFALVVSRFNKTISQNLLDGALDALRKHGVKDDAVTVVWVPGSFEIPLAARRFARSKKVDAVICLGAVIRGGTPHFEYIAGETSSGIAHLATEFEIPVIFGVITADTIEQAIERSGAKMGNKGWDAALAAVEMANLLKKI; encoded by the coding sequence ATGCCCACGATTGTCGAAGGGGATTTGGTTGCCGGCGGACTGAAGTTTGCCCTTGTCGTCAGCCGGTTTAACAAGACCATCTCCCAGAACCTGCTGGATGGTGCCCTTGATGCGTTGCGCAAGCACGGGGTCAAGGACGATGCCGTCACCGTGGTGTGGGTACCGGGTTCATTCGAAATTCCGCTTGCCGCGCGCCGATTCGCGCGGAGCAAGAAAGTCGACGCCGTGATCTGTCTGGGTGCCGTCATTCGGGGGGGTACACCGCACTTTGAATACATCGCCGGCGAGACCTCTTCAGGCATTGCCCATCTGGCTACGGAGTTCGAGATCCCCGTCATCTTCGGCGTCATCACCGCCGATACGATCGAACAGGCCATCGAGCGATCGGGCGCGAAAATGGGCAATAAGGGCTGGGATGCGGCCCTCGCCGCCGTCGAGATGGCGAATCTCCTCAAAAAGATCTAA
- the nusB gene encoding transcription antitermination factor NusB: protein MGARRRARELALQVLYESEFRALPAHSILSEICSHSRWSKSESDRAKVLVEGVGSHAREIDDLIGRVLENWRLDRLHIMDRNVLRLGVYELRFCKDVPPKVAIDEAIEVAKKFGTADSGGFVNGILDRVLSSGSTAHHVA from the coding sequence ATGGGGGCGCGTCGCAGAGCACGGGAACTGGCTTTGCAGGTACTTTACGAAAGCGAATTCCGCGCACTTCCCGCCCACTCCATCCTGTCGGAGATTTGCAGTCACAGCCGATGGAGCAAGTCCGAATCCGATCGCGCCAAGGTCCTGGTGGAAGGCGTCGGATCACACGCACGGGAGATCGACGACCTGATCGGCCGGGTGCTCGAGAACTGGCGGCTGGACCGGCTGCACATCATGGATCGAAATGTTCTCCGCCTCGGCGTCTATGAATTGCGATTCTGCAAGGACGTCCCGCCGAAGGTGGCGATCGACGAGGCGATCGAAGTCGCCAAGAAATTCGGGACTGCGGATTCCGGTGGGTTTGTGAACGGCATTCTGGACCGCGTCTTGAGCTCCGGTTCCACCGCGCACCATGTCGCCTAG
- a CDS encoding aldo/keto reductase — translation MQYRELGKTGLRVSEIGLGSWGIGGTWWGGPQDENSRPAIIRAMELGINFLDTALVYGDGHSERLIGSILKETKQPAYVATKVPPKDYHWPPDNPNILKTFPVKWVKECVDKSLKNLQLEQVDLLQYHVWHKDWASQDEWKEAKEKLKAEGKILFFGLSLNDHDPDCGVDAVATGEIDCVQVIYNIFDQSPEQNLFPACRKHETGVIARCPLDESGLTGKLTSKTTFAEGDFRGRYFKGKRLTETVDRAEKLKFLVRDDVRSIAQGALKFVLSPPAVSTTIPGMRRSEHVEENVRASGGSPLSEDVLEELKKHAWPRNFYGG, via the coding sequence ATGCAATATCGCGAACTTGGAAAAACCGGACTGCGCGTTTCCGAAATCGGCCTGGGGTCATGGGGGATCGGCGGAACCTGGTGGGGCGGACCGCAGGACGAAAACTCGCGGCCCGCCATCATCCGGGCCATGGAACTGGGAATCAATTTCCTGGACACCGCGCTGGTGTACGGCGACGGCCACAGCGAACGGCTCATCGGCTCCATTCTCAAAGAAACGAAACAGCCGGCCTACGTGGCAACGAAGGTCCCCCCGAAGGACTACCACTGGCCCCCGGACAATCCCAATATTCTGAAGACCTTCCCCGTGAAGTGGGTGAAGGAATGCGTCGACAAGAGCCTGAAGAATCTCCAGCTCGAACAGGTGGATCTCCTCCAATATCACGTCTGGCACAAGGATTGGGCTTCACAGGACGAATGGAAGGAAGCCAAGGAGAAACTGAAGGCGGAGGGTAAGATCCTCTTCTTCGGCCTCTCACTCAACGATCATGATCCCGACTGCGGCGTCGACGCCGTGGCAACGGGAGAAATCGACTGCGTGCAGGTCATCTACAATATTTTCGATCAATCTCCGGAGCAGAATCTGTTCCCCGCCTGCCGGAAGCACGAAACCGGCGTCATCGCACGCTGCCCATTGGACGAAAGCGGGCTCACGGGAAAATTGACCTCCAAAACGACGTTCGCCGAGGGTGACTTCCGCGGGCGATATTTCAAGGGCAAACGACTCACGGAAACGGTGGATCGGGCCGAAAAATTGAAATTCCTGGTTCGTGATGACGTTCGCTCCATCGCCCAGGGCGCGCTCAAATTTGTCCTCAGCCCTCCGGCGGTCTCCACCACCATTCCCGGTATGCGCCGGTCAGAACACGTCGAGGAAAACGTTCGGGCTTCCGGTGGGTCGCCTCTGTCTGAAGACGTGCTCGAAGAACTCAAGAAGCACGCCTGGCCGCGCAACTTCTACGGCGGATAA
- a CDS encoding SDR family oxidoreductase codes for MRWTFKDRVVVITGASAGIGRATALAFAREGAKLGLIARTSSALEEVQSEVQKAGSIAYVARADVTRPREVEQAVDSITRAFKTIDVLVNNAGYGVYGYLLSAPIEEHREMLETNLFGVLNMIYAVAPIMKSKKSGMIINISSMAGLRPIPKFATYSASKAALNALSDALRSELKPYGIHVMAVCPGITSTDFQKSAKRFGKNADLRRPSPRLSNTPDEVARAVVEGASGAERLVIPGMMNKLGAGLDWLAPSGLTERLMDRFLRIKAE; via the coding sequence ATGCGGTGGACGTTCAAGGATCGCGTGGTGGTGATCACCGGCGCCTCCGCCGGGATCGGTCGTGCCACCGCCCTTGCCTTCGCCCGGGAAGGGGCAAAGCTTGGACTCATCGCGCGCACGTCGAGCGCGCTGGAGGAGGTCCAATCGGAAGTTCAGAAGGCCGGCTCGATCGCGTACGTGGCCCGAGCGGACGTCACCCGTCCCCGGGAAGTCGAGCAGGCCGTCGATTCGATCACGCGAGCTTTCAAAACCATAGATGTCCTGGTCAACAATGCCGGATACGGCGTCTACGGCTATCTGCTGTCCGCCCCCATCGAGGAGCACCGCGAGATGCTCGAAACAAACCTGTTTGGAGTCCTCAACATGATCTACGCGGTCGCCCCCATCATGAAATCGAAGAAGTCCGGCATGATCATCAACATCTCGTCCATGGCGGGCCTGCGGCCCATTCCCAAGTTCGCCACCTACAGCGCGTCCAAGGCGGCGTTGAACGCCCTTTCGGACGCCCTCCGAAGCGAGCTCAAGCCGTACGGCATTCATGTCATGGCCGTGTGCCCCGGAATCACATCCACCGACTTCCAGAAAAGCGCGAAGAGATTTGGGAAGAACGCCGATCTGCGGCGCCCCTCTCCACGACTCTCCAACACACCCGATGAGGTCGCGCGCGCCGTGGTCGAAGGAGCGTCGGGCGCCGAACGGTTGGTCATCCCCGGCATGATGAACAAGTTGGGCGCGGGACTGGACTGGCTTGCGCCATCCGGACTCACCGAGAGGCTCATGGATCGCTTTCTCCGAATCAAGGCGGAGTAG
- a CDS encoding BolA/IbaG family iron-sulfur metabolism protein, whose protein sequence is MDATIIIKKIQASLDGARVDVKDLTGTMDHWQVTVTAPQFRGKSLVEQHRMIYAILHNDMEAQGGGIHALSINTVISES, encoded by the coding sequence ATGGATGCGACAATCATTATCAAGAAGATCCAGGCGTCGTTGGACGGCGCCCGTGTGGATGTAAAGGACCTGACGGGGACGATGGATCACTGGCAGGTCACGGTGACCGCTCCCCAATTCAGGGGCAAGTCCCTCGTGGAGCAACACCGGATGATCTACGCCATACTCCACAACGACATGGAAGCCCAGGGCGGCGGGATCCACGCGCTGTCCATCAACACGGTCATATCAGAGTCGTAA
- the grxD gene encoding Grx4 family monothiol glutaredoxin, producing the protein MAPTELVKKVEEQVKGNKVIIYMKGEKDFPQCGFSARAVEVLKQYNVPFKDVNVLEDDDLWGALEDYSKWPTVPQIFINGEFVGGCDIITELHQKGELQKLIDKT; encoded by the coding sequence ATGGCACCAACGGAACTCGTCAAGAAAGTCGAAGAGCAGGTTAAGGGGAACAAGGTCATCATTTACATGAAGGGTGAGAAGGATTTTCCGCAGTGCGGGTTCTCCGCGCGGGCGGTGGAAGTTCTCAAACAGTACAACGTCCCGTTCAAAGACGTAAACGTGCTGGAGGACGATGACCTGTGGGGGGCCTTGGAGGACTACTCCAAATGGCCCACGGTGCCCCAGATTTTCATCAACGGCGAATTTGTCGGCGGGTGTGACATCATCACGGAACTCCATCAGAAGGGTGAGCTTCAGAAACTGATTGACAAGACCTAG